The Streptomyces sp. NBC_00569 genomic sequence TACCGTCGGCGCCGCCGACTTCTTCGTGGCCACCTTCCAGACCGCCGTGGCACCGGACGAGCTCCTCACCGAGGTCGTCCTGCCGCCGAGGGCCCGTGACGGCTGGGCCTTCGAGGAACTCGCCCGCAGACATGGTGACTTCGCCACCGTCGGCGTCGCGGTCACCCTGCGCCGGGCGCCGGACCGGCGCACGGTCGGCGCCGCCCGCGCGGTCTTCTGCGGCGCGGGCCCCGTCCCCGTCCGCCTGCCCGCCGTCGAGGAGGCGCTCACCGGGACCGACGCGGGAACGGCGGCCCTCGACGCGGCCGCGTCCGCCGCGCTCGCCGGGCTCGCGCCCGCCGACGACGTCCACGCCACGGCCGCCTACCGCCGCGAGGCCGCCGCCCACCTCCTCGTCCGTGCCTGCACCCTCGCCTGGGAGCGCTGCTCATGACCACCGACCTCGCCACACCCGACCCGGCGGCGGCCACCCGCGCCGCCGCGCCGCCGCTCGCCGAACCCTCCGGCTGGCACGAGATCCGCCTGACCGTCGACGGCGCGTCCGTGACCGCCCAGGTGGAGTCCCGGCTGCTGCTCAGCGACTTCCTGCGGGACCGGCTGGGCCTCACCGGCACCCATGTCGGCTGCGAGCACGGCGTCTGCGGCGCCTGCACCGTCCTCCTCGACGGCGAACCCGCCCGCTCCTGCCTGACCCTGGCCGTGCAGTGCGAGGGCGCCGAGCTGCGCACGGTCGAGGGCCTCGCCCCCGGTGACGCCCCGCTCACCCCCGTACAGCGGGCGTTCCACGAGTGCCACGGGATGCAGTGCGGCTTCTGCACCCCCGGATTCGTGATGACGGCGACCGCGCTGACCGAACAGCCCCAGCGGCCCGACGCGGCTGATGTCGCCGACGCCCTCAGCGGACACCTGTGCCGCTGCACGGGCTACCGCAACATCCGCCGTGCCGTGTGCCAGGCGCTGGACGAGCGCTTCGCCGGCGGCCCCGCCGGGCGGGGGGAGTGACCCGCATGTCCCACGGACCGTCCCACGCACCCCGGCAGCCCGCGCCGGGCGGCGGCCCCTGGACCGGCCGCCCCGTCCCGCGCGTCGAGGACGACCGCCTCCTGCGGGGCAACGGCCGCTACGTCGACGACGTCGCCCTGCCCGGCGCCGCCGAGGCCGCCTTCCTGCGCAGCCCGCACGCCCACGCCCGCATCCGGTCGGTCGACGTCACCGCCGCGCTCGCCGCCCCCGGGGTCGTCGCCGTCTGGACCGGCGCCGACGTGGCCCATCTGCCCGCCATGCTCAACAAGGAGGAGCTGCGTACCCCGCCCGGCCTCGCCGAACTCCTCGACCCGTACGTCGCGATCACCCCGATGCCGCTCCTCGCCACGGACAGGGTCCTCTACGTCGGCCAGCCCGTCGCGGTCGTCCTGGCCGAGAACCGCTACCTCGCCGAGGACGCCCTCGAACTCGTCGACGTCCGCTACGCGCCCCTGCCCGTCCTCGTCGACCCCGACCGCGCACTGGCCGAGGACGCCCCGCTGCTCCACGACGAGCTGCGTGACAACACCGCGGTCGCCGTGGCCACCAAGGTGGGCGACCCCGACGCGGCGTTCGCCTCGGCCCACGCCGTCGTCAGCGAGGAGTTTCAGGCCCACCGCTATGTCGCCTCGCCCATCGAGACCCGCGCGGTCTCGGCCCAGGTCGACCCGTACAGCGGCGAGCTGACCGTCTGGTCCAACACCCAGACCCCGCACCGGGTGCGGGAGGCCACGGCGCACACGCTCGGCCTCGATCCGGAACGCGTCCGCGTCATCGCCACCGACGTCGGCGGCGGCTTCGGACAGAAGGGCATCCTCTACGTCGAGGAGATGCTCGTCCCGTACGCGGCCCGTGTCCTGGGCCGCCCCGTGCTCTGGCGCGAGGACCGCAACGAGAACCTGACGGCCTCCTCGCACGCCCGCGAGCAGATCCACCGCATCGAACTCGCCGCGGACGCCCAGGGCCACCTCCTCGCCGTACGCGACCGCATCACCGTCAACTTCGGCGCGTACAACATGACCGGCCTGGTCGTGCCCTACAACTCGGTGTGCCACCTCCTCGGCCCCTACCGCGTCCCGCACGTGGACATCGACGTCGTCGGTGTCCTCACCAACACCACCTTCGCCACGCCCTACCGGGGAGCGGGCCGCCCCGAGACCGTCTTCGCGATGGAGCGCGCGATGGACCGCCTCGCCGCCGAACTCGGCATCGAACCGGCCGAGTTGAGGGCGCGCAACCTCGTGGGCCCCGACGAGATGCCGTACGCGACGGGCCTCGTGGACCGCTCCGGCAAACCGCAGTCGTACGACTCCGGGGACTTCCCCGAGCTGCTGCGGCGCGCCGTCGCCAAGGCCGACCTCGAAGGCGTGCGCGCCCGGCAGCGCGAGGGCGCCCGCGACGGCAGGCTCGTCGGGATCGGCTTCGCGATGTACATCGAGGCGACCGGACTCGGCCCGTTCGAGACCGCCCGCATCGACATCGCCCCCAGCGGCCGGGTCAAGCTCGCGATCGGCGCGCCCTCCCAGGGGCAGGGACATCGCACGTCCATGGCGCAGATCGCCGCCGACGCGATCGGAGTGCCCTTCGACGCCGTCGACGTGGTGGGCGGGGACACCTCCGCGACGCCGTTCGGCGTCGGCACGATCGCGAGCCGGGCCCTCGTCAACGCGGGCAACGCCACGCACCGGGCAGGCCGCCTCGTCCGCGAGAAGATCATCGAGGCCGCGGCGCGCCGGCTCGGCGTCCCCGCCGACGGCCTCGACCTGCGCGAGGGCGTCATCAGGTCCAAGGCCGCCGAGGGGCCGGCCCTCACCCTGGCCGAACTCGCCGGCCGGGCCCCGCTTCCCGGCACCCCCGAACCCACCGACGGCCGGCACGGCACCGAGCTCAGCGAGACCGTGCACTTCCGTCCACCCGGCTTCGCCGTCTCGAGCGGGGCGCACGCCGCCGTCGTCGAGGTCGACGAACACACCGGAGAGACCGAGATCCTGCACTACGTGGCCGTCCACGACGCCGGCGTCATCGTCAACCCGATGATCGCCGAGGGCCAGGTCACCGGCGGCATCGCCCAGGGCATCGGCGGCGCGCTCTACGAGGAGATGATCTACGGCCCCGACGGCCAGCCCCGTACCGGCACCTACATGGACTACCTGGTGCCGACCTCGTCCGAGATACCCGACCTCGACCTCGACGAGATCCACTCCCCGAGCCCGATGAACGACCTCGGCGTCAAGGGCCTCGGTGAGGGCGGCGCCATCGCCCCGCAGGCCGTCCTCGCGAACGCCGTCGAGGACGCGCTGCGCCCCTTCGGCGTGGTCGTCCGGCGCGGCCCCCTGTCGCCCAGCCGCGTCCGCGACCTGCTCCGCGCGGCCGGCCGGCCCACGGCCGCCCGCTGACCCGGCGCCGCTCCACCCCGACGATTGGACACCCACCCATGCGACTCGACCACTCCTTCACCGTCCCGGCCACGCCCGACGACGCGTGGAAACTCTTCCTCGACCTCGGCCGTGTGGCCCCTTGCATGCCGGGCGCCGTGCTCGACACCCTCGACGGCGACGCCTTCACCGGTCGCGTCAAGGTGAAGGTCGGCGCCGTGCAGATGAGCTACCGCGGTGAGGGCACCGTGACCCGCGACGAGAGCGGCCGCTCGATGGTCCTCGACCTCAGCGGCAGCGAGACCCGGGGCGCGGGCACCGCGTCCGCCACCGTCACCGCGTCACTCGCCGCGGACCCGGCGGGCACACGGGTCCGCGTCAGCACCGACCTCGACATCACGGGCCGCCCGGCCCAGTTCGGCCGCGGCATCATGACCGAGGTCGGTGACCGCATCGTGCGCCAATTCGCCGACCGGCTGGAGGCGTTGCTGAGGGAACCGGCCACCGCGGAGGCCGCGGCGGCGGTCCCGTCCCAGGCCCGCGAGCCCGAAGCGGTGGACCTCGGCGCGGCAGCGCTGCCCGTCCTCCTCCGGAAGGCCGCCGTCCCGGCCGCGGCCGTCCTCGTCACGATCGCCGTGATCCGCCTCTTCGCCCGACGCGCGTCCGGCCCCCGATCGCTTCAGGGGTAGGATTTTCAGGGGCGTAGGACATCGCGTCGCGCCCGGGAGCGGCCGAGGGGACGGGGATGGCTGAACGGAAGGCGCCACGGCGTGATGCCGTGGCGGAGGTCATCGAGGACTGGGCGCGTGAGCGGCCCGAGCTGGACACGACCCCACTGGAGGTCCTCGCCCGGCTGCACCGCTCGTTCCTGCGGTACAACACCAAGCTGATCGCCTCGATAGAGCGGCACGGGCTCTCCGTCGCCGGGTTCGACGTGCTGACCGCGCTGCGCCGCTCCGGCGAGCCGTATCGCCTGACCGCCGGGCAGCTCGCCGACCAGGGGCTCGTCTCGTCGGCCGGGGTCACCCTGCGCATAGACCGCCTGGAGAAGGACGGCCTGATCGTCAGGGAACGCGACGCCGGCGACCGCAGAGTCGTCTACTCACGGCTCACGGACGCGGGCCTCGCCACGGTCGACGAGGTGTTCACCGAGCACCTGGACAACGAACGCCGGATGCTCGGCGAGCTCTCCCCCTCGGAGTGCCGCCAGCTCGCGCGGCTCCTGCGCAAGCTGGAGAACTCCATCCTCGCGTCCGACACCCCGGACGAAGCGGCTTCATAGAGACGGAGCGGGTTCCGGGCGACGCAGCGGTCGCCCGGCGACGATGCGGCTTCCTGGAACCGGGGCGCTCACTCCCACAGGGAGCTGGGCGCCTCTCTCCTGATCACCGGAGCGATCTCCTCGGCGAACCGCTGGAGCGTCTCGACCTGCTCGCCCGTCCCCTGCCCGAAGGCGTCGACGGTGACCGACTGGAGGTCGTGCCGGTACACCTCGTGGTAGCCGAGGATCTTGTCGATGATCTGCTGCGGCGAACCGATCAGCTGGGG encodes the following:
- a CDS encoding (2Fe-2S)-binding protein encodes the protein MTTDLATPDPAAATRAAAPPLAEPSGWHEIRLTVDGASVTAQVESRLLLSDFLRDRLGLTGTHVGCEHGVCGACTVLLDGEPARSCLTLAVQCEGAELRTVEGLAPGDAPLTPVQRAFHECHGMQCGFCTPGFVMTATALTEQPQRPDAADVADALSGHLCRCTGYRNIRRAVCQALDERFAGGPAGRGE
- a CDS encoding xanthine dehydrogenase family protein molybdopterin-binding subunit, which translates into the protein MSHGPSHAPRQPAPGGGPWTGRPVPRVEDDRLLRGNGRYVDDVALPGAAEAAFLRSPHAHARIRSVDVTAALAAPGVVAVWTGADVAHLPAMLNKEELRTPPGLAELLDPYVAITPMPLLATDRVLYVGQPVAVVLAENRYLAEDALELVDVRYAPLPVLVDPDRALAEDAPLLHDELRDNTAVAVATKVGDPDAAFASAHAVVSEEFQAHRYVASPIETRAVSAQVDPYSGELTVWSNTQTPHRVREATAHTLGLDPERVRVIATDVGGGFGQKGILYVEEMLVPYAARVLGRPVLWREDRNENLTASSHAREQIHRIELAADAQGHLLAVRDRITVNFGAYNMTGLVVPYNSVCHLLGPYRVPHVDIDVVGVLTNTTFATPYRGAGRPETVFAMERAMDRLAAELGIEPAELRARNLVGPDEMPYATGLVDRSGKPQSYDSGDFPELLRRAVAKADLEGVRARQREGARDGRLVGIGFAMYIEATGLGPFETARIDIAPSGRVKLAIGAPSQGQGHRTSMAQIAADAIGVPFDAVDVVGGDTSATPFGVGTIASRALVNAGNATHRAGRLVREKIIEAAARRLGVPADGLDLREGVIRSKAAEGPALTLAELAGRAPLPGTPEPTDGRHGTELSETVHFRPPGFAVSSGAHAAVVEVDEHTGETEILHYVAVHDAGVIVNPMIAEGQVTGGIAQGIGGALYEEMIYGPDGQPRTGTYMDYLVPTSSEIPDLDLDEIHSPSPMNDLGVKGLGEGGAIAPQAVLANAVEDALRPFGVVVRRGPLSPSRVRDLLRAAGRPTAAR
- a CDS encoding SRPBCC family protein, which gives rise to MRLDHSFTVPATPDDAWKLFLDLGRVAPCMPGAVLDTLDGDAFTGRVKVKVGAVQMSYRGEGTVTRDESGRSMVLDLSGSETRGAGTASATVTASLAADPAGTRVRVSTDLDITGRPAQFGRGIMTEVGDRIVRQFADRLEALLREPATAEAAAAVPSQAREPEAVDLGAAALPVLLRKAAVPAAAVLVTIAVIRLFARRASGPRSLQG
- a CDS encoding MarR family winged helix-turn-helix transcriptional regulator; its protein translation is MAERKAPRRDAVAEVIEDWARERPELDTTPLEVLARLHRSFLRYNTKLIASIERHGLSVAGFDVLTALRRSGEPYRLTAGQLADQGLVSSAGVTLRIDRLEKDGLIVRERDAGDRRVVYSRLTDAGLATVDEVFTEHLDNERRMLGELSPSECRQLARLLRKLENSILASDTPDEAAS